From Verrucomicrobia bacterium S94, the proteins below share one genomic window:
- a CDS encoding sulfite exporter TauE/SafE family protein, with protein MEFLADYSFMDLFWIGLSLFLTGMSKGGFPVGAIALPILILMWPAQANAARAAVGFMLPMLCLMDIIALFFYRRHVLWGRLIYLMPATIFGVTIASYLFVSDSAVISVSDRALKLLIGLLGIVFVIYFAAKKWILNHIHASQPNWSKGMIFGIGAGVTSTLAHAAGPVMQMYLLPQQLEKKKFAGTSCAFFWMLNLIKVIPFTVTGRIQPEGLKLGAVLLPVIPLGVALGWWLTHKTEQKHYTVLIYAVLLITSVTLILKAF; from the coding sequence ATGGAGTTTCTGGCCGACTACAGCTTCATGGATCTTTTCTGGATCGGGTTGAGTCTTTTCCTTACCGGAATGAGCAAGGGCGGTTTCCCGGTGGGGGCGATTGCGCTGCCGATTCTTATTCTGATGTGGCCGGCGCAGGCGAATGCGGCAAGGGCGGCGGTGGGTTTCATGCTGCCGATGCTGTGTCTGATGGATATCATTGCCCTGTTTTTTTATCGCAGGCATGTGTTGTGGGGGCGATTGATTTATCTGATGCCGGCAACGATTTTCGGAGTGACGATTGCCAGTTATCTCTTTGTGTCTGATTCGGCGGTGATTTCGGTTTCGGATCGGGCGCTGAAGCTGCTGATCGGTCTGCTGGGGATTGTGTTTGTGATTTATTTTGCGGCAAAAAAATGGATTCTGAATCATATCCATGCATCCCAGCCAAACTGGAGCAAGGGCATGATCTTCGGGATCGGGGCTGGTGTGACTTCAACGCTTGCTCATGCCGCCGGTCCGGTCATGCAGATGTATTTGCTTCCGCAGCAACTGGAAAAGAAAAAATTTGCCGGAACGAGCTGTGCCTTTTTCTGGATGCTGAATCTGATCAAAGTGATCCCATTCACGGTGACGGGGCGTATTCAGCCGGAGGGGTTAAAACTGGGGGCGGTGCTGCTGCCGGTAATTCCTCTCGGCGTGGCGTTGGGCTGGTGGCTGACGCATAAGACGGAGCAGAAACACTATACGGTGCTGATCTATGCCGTGCTGCTGATCACATCCGTGACACTCATTCTGAAGGCATTTTGA
- the hisB gene encoding imidazoleglycerol-phosphate dehydratase HisB has translation MDRQRTAHIERNTKETQIDLTLNIDGKAHYEISTGVPFFDHMLDLLAKHALLDLKIRAAGDIDVDYHHLVEDVGIVLGEAFNQALGDRKGINRYGFWVLPMDEAQAQAEVCLDLGGRPFFVYKMDHPQHYIRDFDVIIIKHFWRSFCDSAKMNLHIELKFGEDLHHCIEAIFKSVARALRMACDSDPRALDLLPSSKGRIGA, from the coding sequence ATGGATAGGCAGCGCACGGCACACATTGAACGAAACACAAAAGAGACGCAGATTGATCTGACGTTGAACATCGACGGAAAGGCGCATTATGAAATTTCCACCGGCGTTCCTTTTTTTGATCATATGCTCGATCTGCTCGCTAAACATGCGTTGCTGGATCTGAAGATCAGAGCCGCAGGCGATATCGATGTGGATTACCATCATCTGGTTGAGGATGTCGGCATTGTGCTGGGCGAGGCGTTTAATCAGGCTCTCGGCGACCGCAAGGGCATCAACCGGTACGGGTTCTGGGTGCTGCCGATGGATGAGGCGCAGGCGCAGGCGGAGGTCTGCCTGGATCTGGGAGGGCGGCCGTTTTTTGTGTATAAAATGGATCATCCGCAGCATTACATCCGCGATTTTGATGTGATTATCATCAAGCATTTCTGGCGCTCATTCTGCGACTCGGCCAAAATGAATCTGCACATCGAACTGAAATTCGGCGAAGATCTGCATCATTGTATCGAGGCCATTTTTAAATCGGTGGCGCGGGCACTGCGTATGGCCTGCGATTCCGATCCGCGTGCGCTGGATCTGCTACCGTCGAGCAAAGGGCGTATTGGCGCCTAG
- a CDS encoding CDP-alcohol phosphatidyltransferase family protein — protein MASVYDLKPKFQDLLRSIVVHLAENNVTANQVTIAALVLSFATGGLLIRFAGTTPILLFLPLVLFVRMALNAIDGMLAREHHMKTPLGAILNELGDVFSDAALYLPLALFDGFNFGLIALIVILAVISEMTGVIGLQIGASRRYDGPMGKSDRAFVFGAIGFLYGFGILPAGWLGLIQWLMMILLIVTIVNRCRRALAEVGS, from the coding sequence ATGGCATCTGTTTATGATTTGAAACCGAAGTTTCAGGACCTGTTACGATCCATCGTCGTTCATCTTGCAGAAAACAACGTGACCGCCAATCAGGTTACCATAGCAGCACTGGTCCTTTCTTTTGCAACCGGAGGGCTGCTGATCCGTTTTGCAGGAACCACCCCGATTCTGCTGTTTCTGCCTCTGGTTCTGTTTGTCCGTATGGCGCTGAACGCCATTGACGGCATGCTTGCGCGGGAACACCATATGAAAACACCGCTCGGTGCCATTCTGAACGAACTGGGCGATGTCTTTTCCGACGCGGCACTTTATCTGCCGCTCGCTCTCTTTGACGGCTTTAACTTCGGCCTCATCGCTCTTATCGTCATCCTTGCTGTCATTTCAGAAATGACCGGCGTTATCGGACTTCAAATCGGCGCCTCCCGCCGATACGACGGTCCTATGGGAAAAAGCGACCGCGCCTTCGTCTTTGGCGCCATCGGTTTCCTTTACGGCTTCGGCATCCTCCCCGCCGGCTGGCTGGGCCTGATTCAATGGCTCATGATGATCCTGCTCATCGTCACCATTGTGAATCGCTGCCGCCGCGCGCTTGCGGAGGTCGGCTCGTGA
- a CDS encoding phosphatidate cytidylyltransferase yields MAHDDPAHRHHCESLPPRACGGRLVIAPVSPVVLWFLGGLYLILITASISIRIIRPKLTPASYHELYLRIRSWWIMITVFSVAILLSRRASLIFFGFVSFLALKEYFSIIPTRRADRRVLFWAYLCIPIQYFFAANGRYGMFLVFIPVYAFLFIPLRMLTIGETKDFHRALSTIHWGLMTTVFSISHIAFLLVLNRFNTAIIGAGLVLFLVALTQFNDVAQFMWGKTCGKRKIMPKVSPNKTWEGFIGGIGSTTFLGTLLGPVLTPMDWKFSMAAGLIIGIGGFIGDVTVSALKRDLGIKDTGSMLPGHGGILDRIDSLTYTAPLFFHFIFFFYCR; encoded by the coding sequence ATGGCTCATGATGATCCTGCTCATCGTCACCATTGTGAATCGCTGCCGCCGCGCGCTTGCGGAGGTCGGCTCGTGATCGCCCCGGTTTCACCCGTCGTTCTCTGGTTCCTCGGCGGACTGTATCTCATACTCATCACAGCCAGCATCAGCATCCGCATTATCCGGCCGAAACTGACTCCGGCGTCCTATCATGAGCTGTATCTCCGTATTCGCTCCTGGTGGATTATGATCACCGTTTTTTCCGTAGCCATTCTGCTTTCCCGGAGAGCCTCACTGATCTTTTTCGGATTCGTCAGCTTTCTGGCGCTGAAAGAATATTTTTCAATCATCCCCACCCGGCGCGCCGACCGCCGTGTACTCTTCTGGGCCTACCTCTGCATTCCGATCCAGTATTTTTTCGCTGCAAACGGACGCTACGGCATGTTTCTGGTCTTTATTCCGGTCTATGCCTTCCTTTTCATCCCGCTCCGTATGCTCACCATCGGAGAAACCAAAGACTTCCACCGCGCGCTCAGCACCATCCACTGGGGCCTCATGACCACCGTCTTCAGCATCAGCCACATTGCATTTCTGCTCGTACTCAACCGCTTCAACACCGCCATAATCGGAGCCGGCCTGGTGCTTTTCCTTGTCGCTCTGACCCAATTCAATGATGTGGCCCAGTTCATGTGGGGAAAAACCTGCGGGAAAAGAAAAATTATGCCCAAAGTAAGCCCCAATAAAACCTGGGAAGGCTTTATCGGAGGCATCGGCTCCACCACCTTTCTCGGCACGCTGCTGGGTCCCGTACTCACTCCGATGGACTGGAAATTTTCAATGGCTGCCGGACTGATTATCGGAATCGGCGGATTTATCGGCGACGTCACCGTCTCGGCCCTCAAACGGGATCTCGGGATTAAGGACACCGGAAGCATGCTGCCCGGCCACGGCGGTATCCTCGACCGTATCGACAGCTTAACGTACACCGCTCCGCTTTTCTTTCATTTCATCTTTTTCTTCTACTGCCGATGA
- a CDS encoding 1-acyl-sn-glycerol-3-phosphate acyltransferase, producing the protein MNQPLRTLYFHLLVRPVIHLFLGLNVRRRENLPTSGPAIIVANHNSHLDTMVLMSLLPRHQLSSTHPVAAMDYFLRNRFLAWFATEIIGIIPLQRKVKIAAGRHPLEKCFHALEKNEILILFPEGSRGEPEVLSTFKNGIAHLAERYPEIPVHPVFMHGLGKSLPKGEALLVPFICDIFIGSPIQWPGNRHEFLRNLDTAMNHLASEGKFPPWE; encoded by the coding sequence ATGAACCAACCGCTGCGCACGCTCTATTTTCATCTGCTGGTCCGCCCGGTTATACACCTCTTTCTGGGGTTGAATGTCCGGCGCCGCGAAAATCTTCCGACATCCGGACCGGCGATCATTGTGGCCAACCACAACAGCCATCTCGACACCATGGTACTGATGTCATTACTCCCCCGCCATCAGCTCAGCAGCACACACCCGGTGGCCGCCATGGACTACTTCCTCAGAAACAGATTCCTCGCCTGGTTCGCCACCGAAATTATCGGCATCATCCCCCTTCAGCGTAAAGTAAAGATAGCTGCCGGACGGCATCCACTCGAAAAATGCTTCCACGCACTGGAAAAAAACGAAATTCTCATCCTTTTCCCCGAGGGCTCCCGCGGAGAACCCGAAGTTCTCTCCACATTCAAAAACGGGATTGCCCATCTGGCAGAACGCTATCCCGAAATCCCCGTTCACCCGGTCTTTATGCACGGTCTGGGAAAATCGCTACCCAAAGGCGAAGCCCTGCTGGTCCCGTTTATCTGCGACATCTTCATCGGCAGCCCCATTCAATGGCCGGGCAACCGCCATGAATTTCTCCGGAATCTGGATACCGCCATGAATCATCTGGCTTCAGAAGGAAAATTTCCACCATGGGAATAA